Genomic segment of Drosophila simulans strain w501 chromosome 2R, Prin_Dsim_3.1, whole genome shotgun sequence:
TGCTGCACCTTGGGATCGGCAGCCACCGGATGCTTGGCATTCAATACGGGTGGCGAGTTGAAGACCTGAACCGAGTGGCGCAGGAACTGCTTCATGGGAAGCTTTCCGTGCGCCATACGCATGTTGGCGCCGAACAGGCTCTGCAGCACGCTTCTGGACAGGATGCACTGGCCCGACTTTTTGCTGTACTCGATGAAGAAGTTCTGGAAAGCCAGCGTGTTATTACAATTTCTCTTAGAAGACagttaaatagttttctaCCAGCGCCGAATAGTAATCCTTGTACTTGGTGACTTTACAGGCGTATTTGAAGCGCGAAATCATTTCCTCCAGAAACTGATAGCTGGATGGACGGTCCCTGATCTTGATGCTACGCGGAAACGCGGGCGGTTGGCTGCGGTCGTGGATGCGTGGAGAGAAACCCATGGGATTGGGGGCGTCAGCTAGTGATTTAGGGAGGAAATACTCAGCATTTACATAGGCTAGTTATCTGTGACCACTTACACCCCTTCTCTGGTTGTGTGCCCCGATCCAAGGTGTTCCTTATTCCTGGAAGCATCTCAGAGGCCACAAACAGGATTTTGTATATGTCTACCTTGTCATCGACGGTGTCGTTGCTGGCCATTTGCTCCACGTGGTAGATCACCTGGAAAAGATGGCGCATAAAGCGCAGCCGGTGAACCACGGCCATCCAGTCCTCTGTGGAAGTCAGCTTTTTGCACTTGCGAATTAGCTCATCCTCCACATCCTTTAGCGAGCTATAAACAGTGGCTGGTTGTGCCTTCTCAGCAGCCAGAAGAGCAGAATTTCCGTACAGCTGgaagtcctcctcctcgttgaCAGCAGCCACGGCAATAATTTTCTTGATGACCACAATGAGATTGCGCACGGCAGTGCAGAAGACGCGCAGCGCCTTATCCTTGATCTGTGCGGGAGCGTGCAGGTAGAGGCAGGTGAATAGAACCTGGTCCATGGAGTTGCCCTCCAGCCAGGACACCAGGCAGGAAAACAGAGCATCATAGATGCCAATCAGTTCGGAGGGCGTGAGATCGTCCAGTTTTATGGCGCCCGTCTGGAAAGAGTCCTCTTTAAGATACACATACTTTAGCCAGGGGTCAAAAAGACAAATCTCACGGCAATGGCTGCCTCGAAGGAGGGCGGCGGAAGATCCTGCTTGTCGAAGCCCATGCCCACGTCCATCTTGGGGTCCATGATCTCTATGGCTGACATGGCTTCAAAAAGACCGAACAGCATATCCTGGGCCAGTTCCCCGGGCTGCAGCTCCGCACAGGCGTCGTGGAACTCCTTGGTCACGTCCACCCAGCCGTGCATCGGGTACTGGGTGATGTCTTCCGCAGCACTGCCGCTCCGCATGGTGCGCTGCACATCCGGATCCAGAAATCCGCACTCGCCCACGCTCCACTCGTCCTGCTCCAAGCTACTGGCCCGGGCAGCTGCCGCCGCGGCCGCCGTGGCAGCCTGGAAGTCTGGAGGCTCCGCAACGCTGCTGTGAATATGCGTATATGCATTTAGATGGTTATGCTCTGTATGTAGGTACGTGTGTGGGTTCTTGCCGGTGGTCTGTGGCTCACCTTCCGTTCATGGTCGTCGGATCTGCCTCCGCCGGCAAGGTCGAGGGGTACATCTTTTGTACCTATATTCAACAGGCGGTCAACCTGTAGCTCGATGTGCtacaaattttcttttatttataaaagctatatatttttatgaattaaaatatgtaactTCCAGTGTGACCAAGTGCCGAACGGTCAGCCATGCCTTTATGTTGCAAATATACCGcttggtaccaaaaatgtcataattttctgtttttaagttcatttttgattttgcggAGATAATCATTGGCTATATGATTATTAAAAATCTGAAGTTCATTGATAAGTCTTAATAAGTATAAGCCTTCAGTATTTTTCAGCCCGCCACTTGCAACTTGGCAGCACTGGCAAGGTTAACAGTGTACTGTTATGTTTTCCGATGTTTTGAAAGCTATTAAAAGAAAGTcttaaaagattaatgaggTGCTTTCATGTTTTCCCATGATTTCAGCTTAGAATTTCTCTAAGTTACCCATAAAACAAGTGAATGAGCATTTAAAATGGGAAACTTGAAGGCTTGGTGGGCTTTAAGCTGCACTGTTGAGCTTAACAGCGACGACCGTTACAACTGTTACCAAGTTCAAATGCTGAGTCAGGTGAAAATGGAAGTAAACAAGAAAAGCGTAGTTCATTGGACTGCGGCTGGCCCATTAACTAAACAAAATGACTGGAAGCGCAATTCAGCGTTTTCTGAGACCCAGACGATCGCCTAGACCGAGCAGAACAGTTCCGCGGTTCAAAAAGCAAGGATCAGAGCACGAGCTCGATTTTTAGTCTCACTTATGTTTGCTCCGATTTgactaaaacaaacaaagtaTGCCTTGAACCGAGGCATTCTACAACCTTATCAGTCGCGATTGTGCCCGCTGTTATCGGAAGCGGAAAAGCTCGCTCGCGCTTTCACTCCGCGGTTTCACTCCGGATTTCGAGCAACGCGGCGCAGCGCCCGCCCCACGGATGTTGGGGTTGACCACCACCCCGACTGTTACAAGTATCCAAGTTGCGAGTGGGAGCTGAGCCCGAGGGGTTGGATTGGTTTGTTTACCACGGAAGCCCCACTTTCACTCGCTCGCTCTCCCCAAATCGCAATCTTTCTCTGCCTCGGCTCCCAAATCTCTCTTGCTAGTGGCGATTTACTCAAATCAGAACGCTCATTCAAACCAAAGGTTACAATGTTCCCACAAACAGtgggtttttattatttaatataattatataaatttcaagTTAGAATattagtttaaaatatttttagacatATTTCTTTGAATACGTTATTAGATTTCTTTAAAAGTGGTTagtttttgagatatttgAAGTTACATTGCTTGGAACGAAAGCGCCTAGAGTTATGCAACATATACAACTTATAACTTATATAACTTATTCGAATGCGATTCCCCTAAATCCCCACTTAAATCCACTGATTACTTCCTCCGCTGGCATTGAGTGGTCTGCAGAGAGAACTTGGGAGCCCGAGGAGGAAACCCACTCAATGAATGAGCAGAACGCAGAACGGATGGGCAGAGAGATTGGGATTGGAAGCGACTGAGTTTTTGAGTTCGACCGGCGAACTATTTAAGCAGCGCTCGTTTGCTCATTGCATTTCAATGTGTTATCgttggccattaaaaaataacacgAAAACATTGGTCCCAAATCACGAGAAGAATTCCGCCTCCCTAGCATTCGAGTACAAGATTCTCAAGCCTGTAAAAGCTGGGCACCATCGTTTGAAAAACGTGCTAACGGTTCACTTGGTCGGTCGAATCGGAACGTATCGGGCGAAAGTCTCCAACACAAATTCCGAAATTTAACGCTTCGTGGTATCCAAATCAAAGGAGGCGGCGCACTGGGCCCACTTATTAGCCAATTTCACGCGTAAGTTGCCgacaaaaatacatttttattttagaatcCAGCGGTGACATTTACGCCGCCGCcaaatgttttccatttcaagtTCGCCGAGAATAAAACACGAAACACTCACTATAAACTAAATCtgaatacatatgtacatatagatgTCGGACATCGGACCGTAGTGTTTCCCAAACGGCACACACGTCCTAATTAAATGCGAACAGCGAAAACTTAAGCTTTTTGGCAGGCGACCAAATCAAATAgtttaaatgaaaacacagATGTGGACGCTGACATGTGGGTACCTCACATGTTCGTTAATGAAAAAGTGGAGGGATTAGGTCTGGAAGTGAGCCGGAACAAGTGCCGAGCATAAATTGTAGTATTCCCAAGACAACTTAGCTCAACTTAATCACCCCACCGACCGACTGGGGTGCCTGACAAGTCATAAATATCGTTTGGAGTGCTGGCCCCCCAGATAAGATAGCGTTCCTTATCAGCGGCGAAGAAAAAGACCATCCTCCTTATCAATCGAACAAAACTTTCCAGTATTTCGCGCTGGGAATGGCCCAGGCAGTCGTGGAGTGCTGGCCACATCGATCCGGGAACTTGTTTGTGGCTCAACCCGTTGTCAAGGCAAAATCGAGGGGCGGCTCTAAGTCTTCGACCCCAAGGGGCAGTCCACCGCAGGGCGTGACAATTGACCAAATTTAATCGTGGCCCACACGCACGACTGGGCTGCCAATAACAAGCAGACAAATAAGTGAAATACCAGCAAACTGCACACGGGCAATGAAAATCTCGGTCCTTGGGCGGCGGGAAAAGCAAATATGTGAGAAGCAACTGCTTTCCCCGGCCCCcaaatcacacacacacacacgcaggacTGCGAGCCATGTGTATcctatttatttcaattgatttgggggcaacgtggcgtatgagcaacgcCGCAGGCAGGCAAAGGAGGAAAAGGCAGAAGTTCCCAGCATCAGGCAGCAGGAGGAGTCCTGCAGACTCCTCCTCGCCCTCGAACTCTCGACTTTTATACAGCATTTTGTATCGATTTGATTggattccattccattcgatGCCCCTGCCGCACGGTTTTGTGGCTTTTCAATGCGCTCCAATAAAGCTGACTGGGCGCCTCGCACGCCTGACTTAATTGGATTTAATTACAGGGTGGCCTTGATGGCTCCAACTAGTCTCTAGTAGGATGGTTTGGATAAATCCAATTAATACGTAAAATGGCCAAGACTCTGCACACAGCATACCAGACCGGAGTACCTTATCCTTCAGTCGAAGCTAGCGAGGCTGCACTGTAGCTGACCCGCCGGGGCAAACAAGCAATGAGTAAATGCGAAAAACTCTGTATTTGATACAATAGATTTCCCTGACCCAACTGGATGCAGGAGGCGAAAAAGTTTTGCCGTTTTTCCCCTATTTTCCGATTTCCCTCGCTGAGTTATAGAGGGTCATTTctcattcaattaaataaatgaatctCCATGAATATTGCAGGATGGAACATCCAGGCCCATTCAGGGAGTTCATTAAGTCCGCAAGCCCACGGAAAAGCCTTTGTCAATTAGTCAAAGCGCTTCAAGAGCCAACCAATTAGGCTAAAATGTTTGTTGCCTCTTCCAGCGCCGTGGATGCCCCAAATCAGCGCAGCACGGCCCCTGCCCCCAGATTCGCTTTAAAGGACCCTCagccaaacaataacaatgaaaaCACATCAAAATCAATCTGTCAACAAAAGTCGAGCAAAGTGCTGACTACACAGACGCCGCCCCGGGCAACTGACAAAGCGTCCTGACTACGTGCCGCACCAGAGCCCTTCCACGATGATTACGTTGTGAAGGAGCACGCCACTCCGGACTCCGCACTCCGGAGTCGGCCAAGTGTTTAAAACACCCTTCAGCCCTCAGCCTTCAGCCCTCAGACCCCCTACGCCACTCCGAATCCCATTGAGCTCCGAGCTCCTCAGTCGAGGATGTCGTTTTATTACAAGAGGAAAGACAAACAGCAAAATGGCGCCAACATTGTCAGAGTGTCAgcttgttgccgttgctgcttctgttcccgctgttgctcctgctccttcgcTGGGTTCTGTTGCTCCAGGCAGTCGAGCGGGATGGGGAGGTTGCCTCCCCCCCAGCCTGCAGGATTCAGTATAATCACGATGGcggtggtgatgatgatgcctGTGCACTGGTGCACGGATTTCGCTTGGCTTCCTGCCAGCAATTTGCGCTGCCGTGCGTTCTTCATGCACTGAGCAAAAGCAGATATGCTTATCTAAACTAATATATAGTTCTAGCTCTTTTACGAGGGTCTTCAAACTCTTGTGCGATTTGATAAGAACCTAATATAGTAAGTATCTTAGCACAAGAGCTTCGTGCAAAAACACTCCCCAGCAAACAGACCGTTGATAAGGAAATTAATCAGTTCAAGTACGATGTTACGTGACAATCAGGAGCCTGATTAACAAAAAACCCAATGAATTGATAAGCGCACAGAGTGTGATTAACCAGTGTTTCGCAGTGTTTGTTCGGCTCGGcgcacatggcgtatgcgcaatgttgCTGGCGTTGCATCCGTTGCCTGGGTGAAAAGAGGGGGGGTGGGTGGTTAGTGGTAAGGATGCGAGTGTATGTGCGTCAGCCAgattggaggaggaggccagaGCTTATTGTTCACTGTTGcttgcaacaacagcagatcCTTTGAATCCTTTTCGCTGGGTTTGCGCCCCAGCAGATGGCAGGCATTATCCGCCGCCTGGCTgggatttgcatttcaatggtAACTAGCCCGGACTGAATTGGTCGGGATTTCAGACATCCTTTCAGCGGCGGCAGGACGAAAAATGCGAGGAAATTGCCCGGGCCCGTgatgaatttaaatgaagttTGCTGCTGAAATgggcaaaatgcaatttacaaCTTAAATGGGTAATTTGCAGATGGAAGTGAATAGTTAGCTTATGGAAACGAAATGCATCGCCCAAGCGGCATTTCCGATGTGGAATTAAACGAGCAGTTTGCGTGGAGCTCAAATGAATTCAAGTGAATTCAAATGAACAGCCAGTGCACCCGTATGGCTGGTGTGAATAGCCCGATAATCCATTTGCATCGTTTCCGTTTCAGCAGCTCAAACAATTGAGTTCGTGCACTTTTCGCAGATAGCAGCAGATTAGTTCTAATGTGTTTAGAATGCCGCATTAGTCTGCACAATAGGCGGATTTTAGAGCTACCAGGCAACTGATCGACTAGTTCGTACTCAGTACCCTTGCAACCCAGCAACTTATCactttatacatttttcacaTGCTCAAAAAGTTGATTGTAGAGAGACTACATTTATggaaatttgtatttctatATAATTAACTTCATGTTGCAATATCTTTCcaataaaaaaatcataaatcgTTGGTTGTTACTATGTACTATGCTTATCTATTTAATTACAGTGTTTGTTGACAGACCATTTAGTGTAGATTTGCATTTCTAAGATTTTGATTTCGAGCATACCCCTCTTACTTTACAACCTTTTAACTGCTCCACCCACCAGCGCGGATCTGGGCAGCCAGACAAGCGGAGCTAGTGCCTCATTCGGTGGCAATGGATTGGAGTGGGGGCCATGGAGGAGCAGCGGGAAGGGGCGGCTAATCCGATTAGGCGGCTTTTAACTCTATTAAGCTGAATCAAACTTTCAAAGCCTCTGGCCAGTGCGCTCCCTCCCCCTCGGTTTCCAGTCACGTTCTGCCACAAGTTggccagctcccagctcccagctccacCTGTGGCCATGGGCCGAGTGTCGAAGCCCAAGCGTAGGAAATTGGTTCCGGCTTGTGGCAACTGTCGGAAAAGCTGGTGACAAAGCTGCCAGGTTTATGGACCAATCACCCAAACTGATTCCACCGATCGATCCCACAGCGAACAATTCGAATGATTTATGGCGAATGTAAATGAAAAGTTGTGATTTATATGACAGCGGCCACTAATTGTGGGTATGTCTCGATTCCGTCGCGCAGGTGAAAAGCATTGAATGTGGATTCTGTGGGTGATTTGCATATTCAAACTAATCTTACACGTGTAGGCATTCGAATGCATTTAATCTGTAGCAGTGGAAACTATTAATattgattatttaaaagtaaataatttagtGTTGGAACTGACTTTAGAAAAGGACGAGGACTCTACTTTGGTTATTAGGAAAGATCTAGCTTGATCTTTATAAATCATAAAGTAATGATATTCACTTAATCGTATGTAATATCAAACAATCTATTAAAGCTGagttaattcattttattgccGCTCATGACAGCCTTCATATCTGCAACGACTTTTAACatgacaatttaatttaataactcatttatttaacttaagACAGATCCCCTGGCTTGCATTGCCTAGTTAGCATATAAATTAGTAGAGGACGCCCACTCTCGCGGCTATCGGATCTTAATCGGCTTGGCGTGTTccttaaataattgttaagTAATGCTGATAAATGACCCGTGCACTGGCACCTGGTGCGGATTTGCATGGGACCTTGATCCGATCGAGTTCAGCTGAGATTCAAGTGTTCCCAACTAAGCACAGTTCTTTGCGAAAGTGCCCAGTGATTGAAAGAGAGTTCAAGCATTTGGACAAACATTCAATCATTGCGAGTGCAACCGCAAATTGCCAACCATTTCGGTGCTCAGCTAAACGGCGTTAATGTGATTTTAATTATCCGCATGCAAACAAATCGCAACGAGGCGATGACGGCGGGCAGCTCAGCACTTTGAAGTAATCGCGCCGCAATATCACTCATTCGCACCGTGGGCCGCAGTGGGTGTGCAACACTTGAGTGCCTACTAGGCACCTTTGCAACACTGGCACTTCCGCTCGGAAATCAAGCTTAATCAAATCAAGCCATTCAATGTAATTACACCATCAACACTTTATGCGATTGAGCTCTACTCACTTCACAGACTGATTGAGTAATTACCCGCGGCTGGTCGCGTACTTAACTTATGCGTGTAACTAAGTTATGGTGCGCGGAACATTTGTACCTGTCACTTAGTCCGATATCGGTGTCCATAATCCGCAGACCCCACAGAACGTGCAAACCCGTTTTGCAGCCGTTCGACAATTTTGGCAGCTCAATCAGCGATCGTCGTTTAAGATTCGAGATTTAAGACCTATTGCGATTCATTAGGAGAGTGACTCGCTGAACGAAAGCGACGCTTTGGATTCGAATGCAAGGGTACTGAACTACCTATTAAGTCGAAAATACCCGCCTTAGTATGGGTTCCTCGATCCAAACGCGTCGCAGCCTTTACTCACCCACCGGATATAGCTCCAAGTGTGGTTCCAAGTATAAATACCGCCAATTGCACCTGCACCCAGCCACCCAGAACTGAGTCATCTTGCGTCTTGGAGCCCAAAACAATGCGAAGAGGCGCGACTCTGGGCGATTGAGATAAATTTAGTGCTCCACATCTGAGTGTCGGCGGAGATCGTCTGGTGGTCGGTCTGACGACCCGAAACGAGTTTCCCAAAAAAAGAGACAGAAACGTGACTGGGTGGAGGAGGGGACAAGCGGTCgacgaaataataaattttgtaaacaaaattatcCATGAAAAGTTTCCAGCGATTGTGCATGATAAACAGTTTCGTtgacaatttgcattttttgcccGCTAATTGCGGTCTGTTTTTATGACCGCCTGAATAATCCATAGGCAAAACACATTCGAAATCAGCCAGATTTCGACGAAACAATCGCGGGAGTTAATGGCCGGAATAATTCCGTAATATTCGAACTAAAGAGCCGGAGAAATAGAGATAGATATTcatattcgtattcgtattcatGGGTGATAATTGGGAGAGCGCGCGCCAAACTAAACAAACCACACGGCGAAGAATGTAAATATACACATACCCCGCCGTTCCGACGATTCGCCGCTGCCCCCCGTATCCGCCGATTTCTGGGAGagacctccacctccaccgcctccACAATGGCGTTgtgtttctttcttttgtcgcattttaattgagccaGCGGCGTGCGCTCCGCTTTGCTCGTTTGCacggccaaaacaaaataaaatgaaataaaataaaataaaatgaaaaagaaataaaaacaaaaacagaagaaaataaaatacgcGACAGCTGCGCGcggaaagtaaacaaaaacagcacgGGAGGATCGGGCAGTCCGCCGTGGAAAGATCATTCACTGCGGGAGTAgtacgcatacgccgtgtgggtTTTAATTGCGGCCAATATTTCGGGGGTGTGCCTCTCGACTTGTTTACTCCGTGTTCTGGAAGGGCTACTCAAGCATTCCGCGCTGTaacatcactcatacgccccgtggccGCTAGTGCGAAAATAGCTGGTGCATACAGACATACACTGTGCATAATAATCCGGAATAACTATTAATATGCTTGGGATTCCTATTGTTTCAAATGGCTAAATTCGCGATCGTAAATCTGAAAAACCTGAAAAGAATGGAAAAGTACGGCTGACACCTTCCTGGTGGACAAGCCTGCTCCTTCAGCCGATCCAACCTGGCCAACTGACCTTGATAGCCAGCACAGTTCAGCCTCTCGACATCGCTGCACTAATTTCTAACCAGTTTACCTTTTTCGCCTTACTTTTGCTAACAAAAAAACGAGACAAGAGGGAAATGTCGAGAACCACTGACCGCAGACCACAAACACAACGCCCTCCTCCACGTCGGAAGTGCCGGCGGGGAAAGGCCCATCTTGGAAAGTCCAGGAAGCGGCTGCCAACTGGTCGGTGGCCCAAGAGAGCGCAAACCAGTCACGATCCGCTCTCTTTGGCCGATAACTGAGCAAATAGACTGCTATGTGACCGATGGATTCGACCGGCAACCGCTGGCTCCGTCCAGCGCCTCTCTCAGTCGCGAATGAGCAGCCGGCGTGCGGGGCTCTGCGCTTAGACCGAtccgattgcgattgcgaatccgaatccgattccaaATACACTCTCTCGCCGCGATCCGCTGGCTATATAAGGTGCAAACGTGCCCGACTTCTGGCATTCATTGTTTGCTCGCAGGCCCATCGAGTTCTCGCGCCAGGATCGCCCTCAAGGATCGCTCCTTCCAGTCCGCCCATCAATCTTGCTCCGAATCCCAGCCAGAGAACCAGAGATCCCCGTGATTGTGTACCCCATCTAGTGTTTATCAAAGCAAAGTCAAACTAAAAGCCAAACAGCGCCAAATACAAACAGAGATTCGTCGGCGGcgaagtaaacaaaacatcgCAAAACGTGCGCGCCAgcaaaaaagcgaaataatcGAAATAAGGGAAAAATTCGCCATAAATTTTCCCGACATCCCCATATCCCGATACCCCCTTCCCCGCCGCCACCAAGAGAAAGAACAAAAGAAAGCgttttgcaataaacaaaacCAGAAAGGCAACATGGAAGTGCAGAAGCTGCCGGACCAGTCGCTGATATCCAGCATGATGCTGGACTCCCGATGCGGGGTAAGTGTGGCTCCAGCCACCCACTCCTCCAGCGAGGTGCTCTATTAATACCAGTGGGGCATCCAATAATAGACGAGAACAATGGGGTAAACACCATTTTCCTGGGGGCCAAGGCAGCCACTTCTGTGATTTGGCATGTGCGAATTTTCCAAATCCAAATTCCTTCTGGATCGGTTTATGACCCCTTGGCATTTATGGGGCATCAGTCAATGGAACGTGATTTTATGAGGTGGCAGCTATGGAGGAACCTTTAATCCGACCTAGCTGCTCAAGCAAATCACTCGAAGGCCTAAATTTAAGTGTGCCTTGAAATATTCCCAAGACAGctgtataaacaaattggtTATTTTGAGTATGCTCTTTTTAACTAATAATATAACTAATAGTATAGTTAACTACATCTGCCAGCTATAACTCATAAGTCGGGAACTGCGACCTTAGTTTCGGTTCTATGATTTATGGCTCCTGTCGCTGGCGAACACGAAAACAAAATTCGAGGAACATGGTCGGTGGAAAATggatgtggaaatggaaatgcacgGGATCGCCATCCATGAGCTGcgaaatatacaaaacaaattaagctGCCTTTCATCTAAgagccataaataataatgtttcCTATGCGCCGCCCGACTTTCCCCCGCCCATCCACACATCTAAGCACCCAACCATTCCTCCATCCATCGAAAGTTTCTGAACGATTTGTTTTTCTGGCGCTTTGCAGCTGAACGAATTGTATCCGATCGCCCGGCTGACACAGAAAATGGAGGACGCATTGACCGTCTCTGGGAAGCCAGCCGCATGCCCCGTCGACCAGGACTGCCCCTACACCATCGAACTGGTCCAGCCGGAGGACGGGGAGGCGGTGATAGCCATGCTCAAGACCTTTTTCTTCAAGGTAAGTGCGCTCCCGCCCATTCTACACATCCACATTGTATTGTAATCAGGGGGCTGCTAGGGAGATTGGTGCGCATATCGCTGGAGCCAATCAAGCCGAACACCTGGCTCCGGAATTTGTAACTGCTTGCCGAATAATTTGAATCGAAAGGCGGCGCACAAAGGtgaatttgaataatttccaGCGAATTTCAATTAGCTAATTAGGCTTTAATTCAGATCGAAATTCGCACACTGAACTTGAATTAATGCGTTGGCCAATCCCTGGGAATTCCAGCCCCTACCGGGAGTGTGCCCTGTTTTGGGGCATGGAATCTTGTGGAGCACTATTCCACTATCCAGTATTCGGCTGTCGTGAGATGTCTTGACATGATCCATGTCACGGCTAGCTTTCAGCTGGTCTTGCATCACGACTCTTGGCGATCTGAAACTCAATCTCAATTGGAATCTGAATCCAATGCGCTCGCTTGATCTTGACTGGATCAGGTTCCAGTTCTCGATGGGGCCGGCCAATGAGAATGCTCCCTGCACAGACCCAGACCAATTGGGCACTCAAGACCTATATTTATGCATACATTGcatatacatgtgtatatacTGCATGCTGATTAGTATGCATGCCACGCCCGCTGGCCACAGCCGCCCCCTCCGGCGGTGAGATGTCGATATGCAAATCGAGTTCCGTTCGCCATTCCCCAGCTGCCTCCATAAATTATTGGAAAATCTTTGGCCGAGGCAATGCGTGCATAAATCACTTGAATCAATTGAATTGCCGATCAATTCCACGATCGTGTCGCCTAATAGCGCCGCCAATTTGTTCGCTCAGCAGATCCCCAGATTGATGATCAATTGGATCCGAATGGGTGGGCCAGTGCGCTGATGAATCTAATGAATCTAATCCGCTTCCCTTTTCCGCACAGGATGAACCGCTGAACACCTTCCTCGACCTCGGCGAGTgcaaggagctggagaagtACTCCGTGAAGACGATTCCCGACAAGTGCTCCTACAAGGCGGTCAACAAGAAGGGCGAGATTATCGGTCTGTTCCTAAATGGCCTGATGAGGCGTCCGGTAGGTGAACCTATTAAGTGTGATAAGTATGTTGCATGACTAATTGTGCTCCATCTTTGCGTAGTCCCCCGATGATGTGCCCGAGAAGGCGGCCGACTCCTGCGAACATCCCAAATTCAAGAAGATCCTCTCGCTGATGGACCACGTGGAGGAGCAGTTCAACATCTTCGACTTGTATCCCGACGAGGAGCTCATCCTGGACGGCAAGATCCTGTCGGTGGACACCAACTACCGGGGCC
This window contains:
- the LOC6736017 gene encoding N-alpha-acetyltransferase 35, NatC auxiliary subunit homolog isoform X2, producing the protein MYPSTLPAEADPTTMNGSVAEPPDFQAATAAAAAAARASSLEQDEWSVGECGFLDPDVQRTMRSGSAAEDITQYPMHGWVDVTKEFHDACAELQPGELAQDMLFGLFEAMSAIEIMDPKMDVGMGFDKQDLPPPSFEAAIATGAIKLDDLTPSELIGIYDALFSCLVSWLEGNSMDQVLFTCLYLHAPAQIKDKALRVFCTAVRNLIVVIKKIIAVAAVNEEEDFQLYGNSALLAAEKAQPATVYSSLKDVEDELIRKCKKLTSTEDWMAVVHRLRFMRHLFQVIYHVEQMASNDTVDDKVDIYKILFVASEMLPGIRNTLDRGTQPEKGSDAPNPMGFSPRIHDRSQPPAFPRSIKIRDRPSSYQFLEEMISRFKYACKVTKYKDYYSALNFFIEYSKKSGQCILSRSVLQSLFGANMRMAHGKLPMKQFLRHSVQVFNSPPVLNAKHPVAADPKVQQHLDNFFRYCINMNTFTQFIRICGFNRARQRDKLARLIENFDTIQVDAARLDSMMNQLANERAMEGNEPMATALKHSTHFSTWVLYNCFRAMLIFLMSGFELELYAVHEFLYIYWYPYEFLIGFLVSALTRTENILLAQEEYAEHQSKTQSGGGGAAKNRKAAKPKKNKKTQRPYRAEIVFYHALLSLCGGMYKAMGALTKDGRVRLPLSKFDNEEIRYNRRFLPFATLTSPPPVSYAEFKNVREHMMRHSVEDLYTYAAKHFDQARNVLESIQNPDQEMLDLLQIARTNFVVMNVLARGHQKEVKRQPEFDFSKHSYFPIIKLK
- the LOC6736017 gene encoding N-alpha-acetyltransferase 35, NatC auxiliary subunit homolog isoform X1 produces the protein MYPSTLPAEADPTTMNGSSVAEPPDFQAATAAAAAAARASSLEQDEWSVGECGFLDPDVQRTMRSGSAAEDITQYPMHGWVDVTKEFHDACAELQPGELAQDMLFGLFEAMSAIEIMDPKMDVGMGFDKQDLPPPSFEAAIATGAIKLDDLTPSELIGIYDALFSCLVSWLEGNSMDQVLFTCLYLHAPAQIKDKALRVFCTAVRNLIVVIKKIIAVAAVNEEEDFQLYGNSALLAAEKAQPATVYSSLKDVEDELIRKCKKLTSTEDWMAVVHRLRFMRHLFQVIYHVEQMASNDTVDDKVDIYKILFVASEMLPGIRNTLDRGTQPEKGSDAPNPMGFSPRIHDRSQPPAFPRSIKIRDRPSSYQFLEEMISRFKYACKVTKYKDYYSALNFFIEYSKKSGQCILSRSVLQSLFGANMRMAHGKLPMKQFLRHSVQVFNSPPVLNAKHPVAADPKVQQHLDNFFRYCINMNTFTQFIRICGFNRARQRDKLARLIENFDTIQVDAARLDSMMNQLANERAMEGNEPMATALKHSTHFSTWVLYNCFRAMLIFLMSGFELELYAVHEFLYIYWYPYEFLIGFLVSALTRTENILLAQEEYAEHQSKTQSGGGGAAKNRKAAKPKKNKKTQRPYRAEIVFYHALLSLCGGMYKAMGALTKDGRVRLPLSKFDNEEIRYNRRFLPFATLTSPPPVSYAEFKNVREHMMRHSVEDLYTYAAKHFDQARNVLESIQNPDQEMLDLLQIARTNFVVMNVLARGHQKEVKRQPEFDFSKHSYFPIIKLK
- the LOC6739514 gene encoding arylalkylamine N-acetyltransferase 1 isoform X1 encodes the protein MEVQKLPDQSLISSMMLDSRCGLNELYPIARLTQKMEDALTVSGKPAACPVDQDCPYTIELVQPEDGEAVIAMLKTFFFKDEPLNTFLDLGECKELEKYSVKTIPDKCSYKAVNKKGEIIGLFLNGLMRRPSPDDVPEKAADSCEHPKFKKILSLMDHVEEQFNIFDLYPDEELILDGKILSVDTNYRGLGIAGRLTERAYEYMRENGINVYHVLCSSHYSARVMEKLGFHEVFSMQFADYKQEGEVVFKPAAPHVGMRVMAKEVGPARAVKTKL
- the LOC6739514 gene encoding arylalkylamine N-acetyltransferase 1 isoform X2, with product MEDALTVSGKPAACPVDQDCPYTIELVQPEDGEAVIAMLKTFFFKDEPLNTFLDLGECKELEKYSVKTIPDKCSYKAVNKKGEIIGLFLNGLMRRPSPDDVPEKAADSCEHPKFKKILSLMDHVEEQFNIFDLYPDEELILDGKILSVDTNYRGLGIAGRLTERAYEYMRENGINVYHVLCSSHYSARVMEKLGFHEVFSMQFADYKQEGEVVFKPAAPHVGMRVMAKEVGPARAVKTKL